Proteins encoded together in one Chryseobacterium taklimakanense window:
- a CDS encoding CPBP family intramembrane glutamic endopeptidase: protein MNSKFPKYIFDWKGFLALFAGAIVPATAVSFINVVAMMFLKENFQYEDFYLMLLNAVMWVGAILGFDLLVCRPQTGKKLNFNFSTKNVSTYFFIFPLMLGMMFIAEFITGKIPVKGPFFGPMYEWFSKMMEQMTNDFSVMFIMAVVMAPIFEEIVFRGILQKGLINKGWKPAKAIWVSAAVFGLVHGNPWQFVGAVLLGYVLGLVYHRTKSLLMPILLHAFNNGISTILLFYGKTESFSDFFGIPDYSILIIGIVLFAFFYYLFTQKYEIAHAE, encoded by the coding sequence ATGAATTCAAAATTTCCCAAGTATATTTTCGACTGGAAAGGTTTTTTGGCGCTGTTTGCAGGAGCGATAGTTCCTGCGACGGCAGTTTCTTTTATCAATGTCGTTGCTATGATGTTTTTGAAAGAGAATTTCCAGTACGAAGATTTTTATTTAATGCTTCTGAATGCGGTGATGTGGGTTGGTGCCATCCTGGGTTTTGATTTGCTGGTATGCCGTCCCCAGACGGGAAAAAAACTGAATTTTAATTTTTCGACTAAAAATGTCAGTACGTATTTCTTCATTTTCCCTCTAATGCTGGGCATGATGTTCATCGCTGAATTTATCACAGGAAAAATACCGGTAAAAGGGCCGTTTTTCGGGCCGATGTACGAATGGTTTTCGAAAATGATGGAGCAAATGACCAATGATTTCTCGGTGATGTTCATTATGGCGGTAGTAATGGCGCCCATTTTTGAGGAAATCGTATTTCGTGGAATTTTGCAGAAAGGACTGATTAACAAAGGCTGGAAACCCGCGAAAGCGATTTGGGTTTCTGCGGCTGTTTTTGGCCTGGTTCATGGCAATCCGTGGCAGTTTGTAGGGGCAGTTTTGCTCGGATATGTGCTGGGACTGGTTTATCACCGTACGAAATCGCTGTTGATGCCAATTTTGCTGCACGCCTTTAATAACGGAATTTCCACAATTCTTTTATTTTATGGCAAGACAGAAAGTTTTTCAGATTTCTTCGGGATTCCGGATTATTCGATTTTAATAATCGGAATTGTTTTATTTGCATTTTTTTATTATTTATTTACCCAAAAATACGAGATTGCTCACGCGGAGTAA
- the rdgB gene encoding RdgB/HAM1 family non-canonical purine NTP pyrophosphatase, with the protein MIKEILVATHNIHKKEEIQQILDPDFLVKSLTDYGIQDEIVEDGTTFHENALIKAEFCFRRTGIPSLGDDSGLVVDALDGRPGIHSARYASDHDFPTNIAKVLEEMEGIENRKAHFITVLCYFTEEGAQYFEGTVDGTLLQENKGHKGFGYDPIFVPEGFEKTFAEMPAEEKNQISHRKRALEKFLVGY; encoded by the coding sequence ATGATTAAAGAAATCTTAGTTGCCACGCACAACATTCATAAAAAAGAAGAAATTCAGCAGATTTTAGATCCTGATTTTCTTGTTAAAAGCCTTACCGATTACGGCATTCAAGACGAAATTGTGGAAGACGGCACAACTTTCCACGAAAATGCGCTGATCAAAGCAGAATTCTGTTTCAGAAGAACCGGAATTCCAAGTTTGGGCGACGATTCGGGATTGGTGGTGGATGCTTTGGACGGGCGGCCGGGCATACACTCTGCACGTTACGCTTCCGATCACGATTTCCCAACCAATATCGCCAAAGTTCTGGAAGAGATGGAAGGAATAGAAAACCGGAAAGCTCATTTCATCACCGTACTTTGCTACTTTACCGAAGAAGGTGCGCAATATTTTGAAGGAACTGTAGACGGCACTTTGCTCCAAGAAAATAAAGGCCATAAGGGCTTTGGTTACGATCCGATTTTTGTTCCTGAAGGTTTCGAAAAGACTTTTGCTGAAATGCCGGCTGAAGAAAAAAACCAGATCAGCCACCGGAAAAGAGCGCTGGAAAAATTCCTGGTAGGTTATTAG
- a CDS encoding ribonuclease Z yields MGTYLTILGFNSAIPTINSAPTAQFLEMEERHFLIDCGEGTQVQLRKAKARFSKINHIFISHLHGDHCFGLPGLIASFRLLGRETPLHIYGPKGIKEMLETVFRLTETHKGFEVVYHELDKNYSEKIFEDNRVEVFTIPLDHRIYCNGYLFREKPKERHLNMQEISKYPEIETCDYHNLKLGKDFVLSDGYILKNEVLTKEPAKSVSYAFCSDTRYFESIVPVIENVDVLYHEATFLHDLKEMADYTGHTTALEAARIARKANVGKLILGHFSNRYGDLSVFTNEAREIFPNTFLPKQLEPVKIG; encoded by the coding sequence TTGGGTACTTACTTAACCATCCTCGGCTTTAATTCCGCAATTCCAACCATTAATTCTGCGCCTACAGCACAGTTTTTGGAGATGGAGGAACGCCATTTCCTTATCGATTGCGGAGAAGGAACGCAGGTGCAGCTGCGGAAAGCCAAAGCGCGGTTTTCAAAAATTAACCATATTTTTATATCCCATCTTCACGGGGACCACTGTTTCGGTTTGCCGGGACTTATCGCTTCTTTCAGGCTTTTGGGCAGGGAAACGCCGCTGCATATTTACGGTCCAAAGGGAATTAAGGAAATGCTGGAAACCGTTTTCAGGCTCACAGAAACGCATAAAGGTTTTGAGGTAGTTTACCACGAACTCGATAAAAATTATTCCGAGAAAATTTTTGAAGATAATAGGGTAGAAGTCTTTACAATCCCGCTCGATCACAGGATTTACTGCAACGGCTACCTCTTCCGCGAAAAACCAAAAGAGCGCCACCTCAATATGCAGGAAATCTCAAAATACCCCGAAATCGAAACCTGTGATTATCATAATCTAAAGCTGGGAAAAGATTTTGTGTTGAGTGACGGCTACATCCTTAAAAATGAAGTCTTAACCAAAGAGCCTGCAAAATCTGTTTCTTACGCTTTTTGCAGCGATACGCGCTATTTTGAAAGTATCGTTCCTGTAATTGAAAATGTGGATGTTCTTTACCACGAGGCAACTTTTCTTCATGATTTAAAAGAAATGGCCGATTACACGGGACATACCACTGCTCTGGAAGCTGCCAGGATTGCGAGAAAAGCAAATGTTGGGAAGTTGATACTGGGACATTTTTCAAACCGTTACGGTGATCTGTCGGTATTTACCAATGAGGCGCGGGAAATTTTCCCCAATACATTTCTGCCGAAACAGCTCGAGCCGGTAAAAATTGGATGA
- a CDS encoding TIGR02757 family protein — protein sequence MKFQELKTFLDEKADQYNHPDFIESDPIQIPHRFSLKQDIEISGFLTATISWGNRKAIIKSAEKMLDYMGNSPYDFVLNFSESDLKPIEGKPLHRTFNGEDFAQFIRNLSRIYREYNSLENLFLIRESESSYYHSLERFRTSFLGEKRHRSHKHVSSTYKNSSAKRLMMFLRWMTRRDNKKVDFGIWDQLPQKYLSIPLDVHTGNISRKLNLITRKQNDWKAVEELDLILRKMDSEDPAKYDFALFGLGVAREF from the coding sequence ATGAAATTTCAGGAATTAAAAACTTTTCTTGACGAGAAAGCCGATCAATACAATCATCCTGATTTTATTGAGAGTGATCCCATACAGATTCCGCACCGTTTTTCTTTGAAACAGGATATTGAAATTTCGGGATTTTTAACCGCTACAATTTCCTGGGGAAACAGAAAAGCAATCATTAAGTCCGCAGAAAAAATGTTGGATTATATGGGCAATTCACCGTACGATTTTGTTCTGAATTTTTCTGAAAGTGATTTGAAACCTATCGAAGGGAAACCTTTGCACAGAACTTTTAACGGGGAAGATTTTGCACAGTTTATCAGGAATTTAAGCCGTATTTATCGTGAATATAACAGTCTGGAAAATCTTTTTTTGATCAGAGAGAGTGAATCCAGTTACTATCACAGTCTGGAAAGGTTCCGTACTTCTTTTTTAGGTGAAAAAAGGCACCGCAGCCATAAGCACGTTTCGTCCACATATAAAAATTCTTCCGCAAAAAGGCTGATGATGTTTCTGCGCTGGATGACACGACGAGACAACAAAAAAGTTGATTTTGGGATTTGGGATCAGCTCCCACAAAAATATTTATCAATCCCGCTGGATGTTCACACCGGAAATATTTCCAGGAAACTCAATCTTATTACAAGAAAACAAAACGACTGGAAAGCCGTAGAAGAACTGGATCTAATCCTGAGAAAAATGGATTCGGAAGATCCCGCCAAATACGATTTCGCACTTTTTGGTCTTGGAGTAGCACGCGAATTTTAA
- a CDS encoding DUF1003 domain-containing protein, with the protein MGKRRKNLQALEKTAENITSWVGSIPSLIVHTVFFVIAFMLPVFGILEFDQMLLILTTILSLEAIYLSIFIQLSVNRSQEHIEDLIDDVSEIQEDIEDIQVDIEEISDDIEDIQEDIEEINEDEDEDEDHSERARTVMLKSKVALNKTEINSLKNKIAEMQALILELQKEDDEIEDELGASEENY; encoded by the coding sequence ATGGGCAAAAGGCGGAAAAATCTACAGGCGCTGGAGAAAACTGCAGAAAATATTACCTCGTGGGTAGGTTCCATCCCGTCGCTGATCGTGCACACCGTTTTTTTCGTCATTGCCTTTATGTTGCCGGTTTTCGGGATTTTAGAGTTTGATCAGATGTTGCTGATCCTGACGACGATTCTTTCCCTGGAGGCCATCTACCTTTCAATTTTTATTCAGCTTTCCGTAAACCGCAGTCAGGAGCACATTGAGGACCTTATTGACGATGTTTCTGAAATTCAGGAAGATATCGAGGATATCCAGGTGGATATCGAAGAAATTAGTGACGATATCGAAGACATTCAGGAAGATATTGAAGAAATCAACGAGGACGAAGATGAAGATGAAGACCACAGCGAACGCGCAAGAACGGTAATGCTGAAAAGCAAAGTGGCTCTCAACAAAACCGAAATCAATTCCCTGAAAAATAAAATTGCAGAAATGCAGGCTTTAATCCTGGAACTTCAGAAAGAAGATGACGAAATTGAAGATGAGTTGGGTGCCAGCGAAGAAAATTACTAA
- the mgtE gene encoding magnesium transporter has product MTEEALQIHEKLKNAVLDRNVSEVSAMIAEMEAVDIAEFFESLDTDGQTFLYDLMTNEQSAEMLLEIDEDKRKKFLSTLSSKEIADEIINEIDSDDAADIIAELPEHKQDEIIQHLDDVEHAQNIVDLLRYDEDTAGGLMATELVKVNQDLSIISAVKEMRKQAEEMEEVYSIYVVDNSDKLLGTLSLKKLLTTSSSTRVSDVFNSKVRSVKDSEEADEVARQMQKYDLFEVPVIDSLGKLVGRITIDDVMDFVKEETEKDYQLASGISSDIDNTDNIFNMTKARLPWLFIGMVGGLIGSRVLQGNESALQNVPALMFFVPLIAATAGNIGVQASAIIVQGLANNTLGKDTFRTLAKEISVSAASGMILSLIIFAFNLLVNHQDFTISMTISISLLAVILVAAVIGTIVPIILDKNKIDPAIATGPFITTSNDILGVLIYFSIAKMMLHI; this is encoded by the coding sequence TTGACTGAAGAAGCATTACAAATCCACGAAAAGCTGAAGAACGCGGTACTGGACCGTAACGTGAGCGAAGTTTCTGCCATGATTGCGGAAATGGAAGCTGTGGATATTGCTGAGTTTTTCGAAAGTTTAGATACCGACGGGCAGACGTTTCTCTATGATCTGATGACCAATGAGCAATCTGCGGAAATGCTCCTGGAAATTGATGAAGACAAACGTAAAAAATTCCTCAGCACCCTTTCTTCCAAGGAAATTGCCGATGAAATCATCAATGAGATTGATTCTGATGATGCTGCCGATATTATCGCCGAACTTCCGGAACATAAACAGGATGAAATCATCCAGCACCTTGATGACGTAGAACACGCACAGAACATCGTCGACCTTCTCCGTTATGACGAAGATACTGCCGGGGGTTTGATGGCGACGGAGCTTGTGAAAGTCAATCAGGACCTTTCCATAATTTCTGCGGTAAAAGAGATGCGCAAACAGGCCGAGGAAATGGAGGAAGTTTACTCCATCTACGTGGTGGATAACAGCGATAAGCTCCTGGGAACTTTAAGCCTGAAAAAACTGTTGACCACCTCTTCTTCAACCAGGGTATCTGATGTTTTTAATTCAAAAGTACGTTCCGTAAAAGATTCTGAAGAAGCTGACGAAGTTGCACGGCAAATGCAGAAATATGACCTTTTTGAAGTTCCTGTAATTGATTCTTTGGGAAAACTGGTCGGCAGAATTACCATCGACGACGTGATGGATTTTGTAAAGGAGGAAACCGAAAAAGATTATCAGTTGGCATCGGGTATCTCGAGTGATATTGACAATACCGACAATATCTTCAATATGACCAAGGCGCGCCTGCCGTGGCTGTTCATCGGGATGGTCGGCGGCCTGATTGGTTCGCGCGTTTTACAGGGTAACGAAAGTGCTTTACAAAATGTACCTGCCCTGATGTTTTTTGTACCGCTGATTGCAGCAACTGCCGGAAATATCGGAGTTCAGGCTTCGGCAATCATCGTACAGGGTTTGGCCAATAATACTTTGGGTAAAGACACTTTCAGAACTTTAGCAAAAGAAATCAGCGTTTCAGCAGCTTCGGGGATGATTCTTTCACTGATTATTTTTGCTTTCAATTTACTGGTCAATCACCAGGATTTCACGATTTCGATGACGATTTCAATTTCACTTCTTGCGGTAATTTTGGTTGCGGCTGTGATTGGTACCATAGTTCCGATAATTCTAGACAAAAATAAAATAGACCCGGCGATTGCGACAGGTCCTTTTATCACGACTTCCAACGATATTTTAGGAGTTCTTATTTATTTCTCGATTGCGAAAATGATGCTTCACATTTAG
- the rsmA gene encoding 16S rRNA (adenine(1518)-N(6)/adenine(1519)-N(6))-dimethyltransferase RsmA yields MSVKAKKHLGQHFLTDENIAKKIVDGLSFEGYSKVLEVGPGTGVLTKYLLEKDVQLYLAEIDTESIDYLKENYNQIDNEAFVGDFLKTDFSYLKKEPLAIIGNFPYNISSQILFKIVDHFEQIPEMVGMFQKEVAERTAAVPRTKDYGILSVLIQTYYDVKYLFTVHENVFNPPPKVKSGVIRLIRNPKNGLEGNEILFKQIVKAGFNQRRKKLSNALKILNIPENLKTHGFMDKRAEELSVEDFISLTNVWKNSVS; encoded by the coding sequence ATGAGCGTAAAAGCAAAAAAACATCTAGGACAGCACTTTCTAACCGACGAAAATATTGCGAAAAAAATTGTGGACGGCCTCTCGTTTGAGGGTTACAGCAAAGTGTTGGAGGTTGGCCCCGGAACTGGAGTCCTTACCAAGTATCTTCTGGAAAAAGATGTGCAGCTTTACCTCGCGGAAATCGATACGGAATCGATCGATTATCTGAAAGAAAACTACAATCAAATTGACAATGAAGCTTTTGTTGGAGATTTTCTGAAAACGGATTTTTCTTATTTAAAGAAAGAACCTTTAGCCATAATCGGTAATTTTCCGTACAATATTTCTTCGCAGATTTTATTCAAAATTGTTGATCATTTTGAGCAGATTCCGGAAATGGTCGGGATGTTCCAAAAGGAAGTCGCCGAGCGCACGGCAGCCGTTCCCCGCACAAAAGATTACGGAATTCTGTCGGTTTTAATTCAGACTTATTATGATGTGAAATACCTTTTCACCGTTCATGAAAATGTCTTCAATCCCCCGCCAAAAGTGAAATCCGGAGTAATCCGCTTAATCAGAAATCCCAAAAACGGACTTGAAGGCAATGAAATTCTGTTTAAACAAATTGTAAAAGCAGGTTTTAACCAAAGAAGAAAAAAACTCAGTAACGCTCTCAAAATCCTGAATATTCCTGAAAACCTGAAAACCCACGGGTTTATGGACAAACGTGCGGAAGAACTTTCGGTGGAAGATTTCATTTCGCTGACGAATGTCTGGAAAAATTCCGTTTCTTAA
- a CDS encoding cell division protein FtsX, whose translation MAKTVDDFNKRRLRSSNITVVISIALVLFLLGLMGLILINAQKYSDYIKEQLVVNAYFDENFEVKDSAKIVAMEQQAFQKIQTLAPVKRATYITREMATAEAKKSMGIDSDALFDEHIFPSSVEVALKPEFVDPAKIEGAIKQLEAVPGIVDVKNNSSLMVDVYNNLNRILKWILGFSLLFLVLAVVLINNSIRLKIFSKRFIIKTMQLVGARRRFILKPFIVEAVVLGLIGSVLGLLALFGVWYYFTREIGQEFIQNDPQYLWLILLVFGVGILITVLSTIFATWRFLRTNIDDLYYN comes from the coding sequence ATGGCTAAAACTGTTGATGATTTTAACAAGAGAAGGCTGCGTTCCAGCAATATTACCGTTGTAATTTCTATCGCATTAGTTTTGTTTTTGTTGGGATTGATGGGGCTTATACTTATCAATGCCCAGAAATATTCGGATTATATCAAGGAGCAGCTGGTGGTAAACGCCTATTTTGATGAAAATTTTGAGGTAAAAGATTCTGCTAAAATTGTTGCGATGGAGCAGCAGGCCTTCCAGAAAATCCAGACTTTGGCGCCCGTGAAACGTGCGACCTACATCACCCGGGAGATGGCAACTGCCGAAGCCAAAAAAAGCATGGGAATTGACAGCGACGCTCTTTTCGACGAACATATTTTTCCTTCCTCGGTGGAAGTAGCTCTGAAACCGGAGTTTGTAGATCCTGCCAAGATCGAAGGCGCCATAAAGCAGTTAGAGGCAGTTCCTGGAATCGTGGATGTAAAAAATAATTCCTCCTTGATGGTGGATGTTTACAATAACCTAAACAGAATTCTAAAATGGATTTTAGGTTTTTCTTTGCTGTTTTTGGTGCTTGCAGTCGTATTAATCAACAACTCAATCAGGCTTAAAATATTCTCCAAACGTTTCATTATCAAAACCATGCAGTTGGTAGGGGCGAGGAGGAGGTTTATTCTGAAACCTTTCATCGTTGAAGCGGTGGTTCTCGGGCTGATCGGTTCGGTGCTTGGTCTTTTGGCATTGTTTGGTGTCTGGTATTATTTCACCCGGGAAATCGGTCAGGAATTCATTCAAAACGACCCACAATATCTGTGGCTCATCCTGCTGGTTTTTGGTGTGGGAATTTTAATTACAGTCCTCAGTACAATTTTTGCAACGTGGAGATTCCTTAGAACCAATATCGACGATTTATACTATAACTAA
- a CDS encoding DUF3098 domain-containing protein: MAKNKLKKFSADQFGNDDVKVGDTSNSQFYFGKENYKWMLIGLGLIAAGFLLMLGPDANTVNGKYDPNQWNDGIFSVVRVRIAPLLVVAGFAVEAYAILKRNK, encoded by the coding sequence ATGGCGAAAAATAAACTGAAAAAATTCTCTGCGGACCAGTTCGGCAATGATGATGTGAAAGTTGGGGACACCAGTAATTCACAATTTTATTTCGGGAAGGAAAACTACAAATGGATGCTGATCGGTTTAGGTTTAATAGCCGCGGGCTTCCTGCTTATGCTCGGTCCTGATGCCAATACCGTAAACGGAAAATATGATCCCAACCAGTGGAATGACGGTATTTTCTCGGTTGTTAGGGTCAGAATTGCGCCACTTCTCGTTGTTGCAGGGTTCGCAGTAGAGGCTTACGCTATTTTAAAAAGAAATAAATAA
- a CDS encoding undecaprenyl-diphosphate phosphatase, which translates to MDLIKAIIIAIVEGLTEYLPVSSTAHMIFTSSIFGIQEDEFVKMFQVSIQFGAILAVVFLYWKKFFDFKNINFYLKLAVAVLPALVLGKLFDDKIEAVLGDPVPIAVVLILGGVVLLFIDKIFKVHTIDDEKEITFKKAITIGFWQCLAMMPGTSRSAASIIGGMQQKLTRKAAAEFSFFLAVPTMLAVTVYSIFLKDWNHNGVQQKGYEMLMQGNNLMLFLVGNIVAFVVAVIAIKFFIGVLTKYGFKPWGWYRIVVGIALLIYFTQFK; encoded by the coding sequence ATGGATTTAATCAAGGCAATCATCATCGCCATCGTGGAAGGATTAACAGAATACCTGCCTGTATCATCCACTGCTCACATGATTTTCACCAGTTCAATCTTTGGAATTCAGGAAGATGAATTTGTGAAGATGTTTCAGGTTTCCATTCAGTTTGGGGCCATTTTGGCGGTTGTTTTTCTCTACTGGAAGAAGTTTTTCGATTTTAAAAACATCAATTTCTACCTTAAGTTGGCGGTAGCAGTTCTCCCTGCTCTGGTTTTGGGAAAACTGTTTGATGATAAAATTGAAGCCGTCCTCGGCGACCCTGTTCCTATTGCAGTAGTCCTGATTCTCGGGGGTGTGGTGCTTTTATTTATCGATAAAATTTTCAAGGTTCATACCATTGATGATGAAAAGGAAATTACGTTCAAAAAAGCTATTACCATCGGTTTTTGGCAGTGTTTGGCAATGATGCCCGGAACCAGCAGAAGCGCCGCTTCCATTATTGGAGGTATGCAGCAGAAACTCACCAGAAAAGCTGCTGCAGAATTTTCGTTTTTCCTCGCTGTCCCTACGATGCTTGCGGTAACGGTTTATTCAATTTTCCTGAAAGACTGGAACCACAACGGGGTGCAGCAAAAGGGTTATGAAATGCTGATGCAGGGAAATAACCTGATGCTGTTTCTCGTGGGAAATATCGTGGCGTTCGTCGTAGCTGTAATCGCGATTAAATTTTTTATCGGTGTACTCACAAAGTATGGTTTCAAACCTTGGGGTTGGTACAGAATCGTCGTTGGAATCGCGCTGTTGATCTATTTTACACAGTTTAAATAA
- the truB gene encoding tRNA pseudouridine(55) synthase TruB — protein MTETDFLEGQTLLVDKPLDWTSFQAVNKLKYKLKREFNLPKKFKIGHAGTLDPRATGLLIVCTGKFTKKIPEIQDAPKEYLTEIKIGVQTESYDTEKPEILHADFSHITEEFIHETLKTFVGEIEQKPPVFSAIKIDGNRAYDLARKGEEVEMKPRKTKVFYIKDIEIELPFVRFTVGCSKGTYIRSLANDIGQELGVGAYLTNLRRTKIGAYSVENASSEFLENDYRFSGL, from the coding sequence ATGACCGAAACAGATTTTTTAGAAGGGCAGACTCTTTTGGTAGACAAGCCATTAGACTGGACCTCCTTTCAGGCGGTAAACAAACTCAAATACAAACTCAAAAGAGAATTTAACCTGCCCAAAAAATTCAAAATCGGTCACGCCGGAACGCTGGATCCAAGAGCGACAGGTTTACTGATCGTCTGCACCGGAAAATTCACCAAGAAAATTCCGGAAATACAGGATGCACCGAAAGAATATCTTACCGAAATAAAGATCGGCGTACAAACTGAATCCTACGACACCGAAAAACCGGAAATTCTTCACGCAGATTTTTCCCATATTACCGAAGAATTCATTCACGAAACCTTAAAAACTTTTGTTGGCGAAATAGAACAGAAACCGCCTGTTTTTTCAGCTATAAAGATTGATGGAAACCGCGCTTATGATTTAGCAAGAAAAGGCGAAGAAGTGGAAATGAAACCGCGGAAAACCAAGGTTTTTTATATAAAGGATATTGAAATTGAATTACCTTTCGTAAGATTTACGGTTGGATGCTCGAAAGGCACCTACATCCGGAGTTTGGCGAACGATATCGGTCAGGAATTGGGAGTGGGAGCGTACCTCACGAATTTGAGAAGAACGAAAATCGGAGCGTATTCTGTAGAAAATGCCTCATCAGAATTTTTGGAAAACGATTACAGATTTAGTGGTTTATGA
- the rluF gene encoding 23S rRNA pseudouridine(2604) synthase RluF: MEKTRINKYLSEVGYCSRRAADKLLEEGRITINGKIPELGTKVSDEDEICVDGISIRKSGEEHVYIAFNKPIGIVCTTDTKREKNNIVDYINHPKRIFPIGRLDKPSEGLILLTSDGDIVNKILRARNNHEKEYIVRVDKPITPKFLEKMRSGVPILDTVTNKCEVEKLDTMTFRIILTQGLNRQIRRMCEYLGYEVKKLKRIRIMNIHLDLPVGKWRDLTPEEFSDLDQLLQDSSKTID; encoded by the coding sequence ATGGAGAAAACCCGCATTAATAAATATCTTTCGGAAGTCGGATACTGTTCGCGCAGAGCCGCAGATAAACTTCTGGAAGAAGGAAGAATCACCATCAACGGAAAAATTCCCGAGTTGGGAACCAAGGTTTCTGATGAAGATGAAATTTGCGTGGATGGCATTTCCATCCGCAAAAGCGGGGAAGAACATGTTTATATCGCGTTCAATAAACCAATTGGAATTGTCTGCACCACCGATACGAAACGTGAAAAAAACAATATCGTTGATTACATCAACCATCCTAAAAGGATCTTTCCCATCGGAAGACTTGATAAACCCAGCGAAGGACTTATTTTGCTGACGTCCGACGGCGATATTGTGAATAAAATCCTGCGCGCCAGAAACAACCACGAAAAGGAATATATCGTCCGCGTCGATAAGCCCATTACGCCAAAATTCCTGGAAAAAATGCGCAGCGGCGTCCCGATTTTAGACACCGTAACCAATAAATGCGAAGTGGAAAAACTGGACACGATGACGTTCAGGATTATTTTAACGCAAGGCCTCAACCGGCAAATCCGCAGGATGTGCGAATATCTGGGCTACGAAGTAAAGAAGCTGAAACGCATCCGGATTATGAACATTCACCTCGATTTACCCGTGGGAAAATGGCGTGATCTGACACCGGAAGAGTTTTCTGATTTGGATCAGTTGCTGCAGGATTCTTCGAAGACGATTGACTGA